Genomic segment of Pacificitalea manganoxidans:
CGCCCCCAGCGGCGAGGCCCCCAGAAGCCCGGTCACCACCAGCACCGGCCCGTAACTGCGCCGTCCAAAGGCGCTGAGCAGGTCGTCCAGTGTCAGGCTTCGGCCCTTATCCGCGCAATCGTCGAGTTTATCGAGGATATCGCGCGCCGCGTGGGAGCCGTCATCGGGGCGCAGATCGTCGGCTAGGGAAGTGGCCATCGAAGATCCTTTTAGTAGGGACGCGCCACAGGTCATCGGGCGCGCAAGGCGGTCACAGCCGAACGTGATCGTAGGGGCACGGGTTCCCTTTACCCGCCGGTTGGAGGAACCTGTGCAGGAACCCGCCGTTGAGACTCAAATCCCCGTGAGACAGACAAGGCCCCGTATGACCGATCTCTCCGCTGCCTCCACGCCTGCGTCTGCGCCCGAGGCCGACGACACCGAATTCCCCCGCCACGGCTGGCGTGGCTGGTATGATCTGGCGATGCGGGTGAAATCGCAGGCGACAGAGGATCATCTGGCGCTGCTTTCCGCCGGGATCGCGTTCTACGGGCTGCTGGCGGTGTTTCCCGCCTTGGCCTTTGCCATGTCTCTGGCCGGTATCCTGACGGAGCCGACAGCCGTGGTGGAACAGTTGGAGGCCGTGGGACAGGTTCTGCCCGGCGAAGCCCGGAACATCATCCTCACACAGGCGCGCGAGGTCACCGGCTCAGCCGAAGACGGGCTGGGGCTTGCCGCGCTGATTTCGTTGGCGCTGGCGCTGTGGTCCTCGTCTCGCGGCATGAACGGCCTGATCGAAGGGCTGAACGTCGCCTATGGCCTACAGGAAAAACGCGGCTTCGTCCGGCTGACGCTGACCAATCTGGCGCTCACCTTCGGGGTGATGCTGGGCTTTGTGCTGGTCTTGACGCTGATCGCGGTGATCCCGGCGGCCCTGTCGGTGGTGCATGCCAGTTCATGGATCGAAACGGCGGTGGACTGGCTGCGCTGGCCCATATTGGCGCTGATCGCGATGTTCGGGCTGACGGTGATCTACCGGCTCGGCCCCTCGCGCGAGACATTCACTTGGCGCTGGCTGACCACCGGGTCGGTGCTGGCCTGTCTGCTGTGGCTGCTGGGGTCGCTCGCGTTTTCCTACTATGTCGGTGAATTCGCCAGCTACAACAAAACCTTCGGCACGCTGGCCGGGGCGATCATCATGATGACTTGGCTGTGGCTTTCGGCGTTCATCGTGCTGCTGGGCGCAGAGGTGAACTGCCAGATGTCCGAACGCCGCCGCCGCCGCCGCGCCGCCCGCAGCCGGGGCGAGGATGCGCAGGGGCTGGCGAGCGACTGAGGCCGATCACCCGTCCTGACGGTTGTAGGGGCTCTGGTTCACGGGCTTGAGCGAAATGCCTTCGGCGCTGGCCTTGGATTGCACCGCTTCTGGCGTTCGGCCCAGCTTCAGCCCGATGACCCGCGTGGGCGTGTTTTCCTCGGCCAATTGGCGCAGCTGCGCAATGTCGTCTTCGCTCCACGGATCGCCGGAATTGCGTTCGGTTTTGGCGGTCATGCTCTGCTCCTTGTCTTGTCTTGTCTTGTCTTGTCTTGTCTGGCTTTGCTCGTGCCGGGCGCGCGGGATCAGCCCCAGCCCTTTTCGGTCGTGATGCGCTCTTCCGGGGTGCCCCGGTCCAGCAGCACTTGCTTGATCTCCTTCACCATCCCGCGCGGACCACACAGATAGAACGGCTGGTCGCTGTCCTTTACCACCTCATCCAGAAACGCGGCATCGATGCGGCGATGGGGCAGGGTGCCCGTGTCCTCTTGCGTCGTGGTGAACACCGTCGTCAGCCCGGCGCTGCGCATCTGCTCCAACT
This window contains:
- a CDS encoding YihY/virulence factor BrkB family protein produces the protein MTDLSAASTPASAPEADDTEFPRHGWRGWYDLAMRVKSQATEDHLALLSAGIAFYGLLAVFPALAFAMSLAGILTEPTAVVEQLEAVGQVLPGEARNIILTQAREVTGSAEDGLGLAALISLALALWSSSRGMNGLIEGLNVAYGLQEKRGFVRLTLTNLALTFGVMLGFVLVLTLIAVIPAALSVVHASSWIETAVDWLRWPILALIAMFGLTVIYRLGPSRETFTWRWLTTGSVLACLLWLLGSLAFSYYVGEFASYNKTFGTLAGAIIMMTWLWLSAFIVLLGAEVNCQMSERRRRRRAARSRGEDAQGLASD